A single window of Natrinema sp. HArc-T2 DNA harbors:
- a CDS encoding PAS domain S-box protein — MTGSALTESLRETLACFDGTGEPRTTTEVADQLDLGRRSTYGRLERLVEHDRLKTKKVGASARVWWRPSSMADQSISDGEPPASTELPVDDVLDDAEIGLFVIDADLEVAQLNKTAERYFGLERERVLGQDKRDLVTEQLASVVADGTSFTDTVLAAYEDNTHIEQFECRVTASENREARWLEHQSKPIESGTYAGGRIELYYDITDQKRSERARHTERTLLERVLETSPIGIGIFDADGDIRRVNQRFTEYLGLTGDDPTTYVLGDVPLYDENGEEIPYEERPAARVLATGESIDGQHIQVDSCDGQTRWLSVNAEPLDDGVIVTTAEITQLKEQAQRLERQHNDLEAELEAVFERIDDAFYALDDDLRFTYVNDRAETLLGHSESELLGRNIWQALSVPDDDPLRDRYETALATQTATSFERYSEPLDIWEIVRVHPSESGLSVYFTDITDQKEHERELEESERRYRTLVENIPNGMVALFDDDLEYTLAGGQLIEQCDVDVTDLIGAPVGTLVEESTAREQIKSNYRSTIAGETAAFEIERNGRELWMQTAPVTDDGGDVFGGMVIGQDITERKRKERQLREREAILERTTELLEHSQQLASVGAWELDLTDDPPDLQWTDEVYRIFERSPDQGVDLEWVLNHLPPEDRDHLDEALGRAIEDGEAYDIENRIITADGDQRWIRSIGEPVRDDGGIVALRGAAQDITERKEYEQVLERQREQLAALNNLNDVVRSITDEVIDQSTRAEIEQVVCERLAEAESYLFAWIGNVDVSSQTVTMRAEAGVEGYLDGITISADPDDERSQGPTGRAILEREIQTTQDIEADSRHDPWRDHIKQYGFRSSAAVPIIYEDTVYGVLNVYADRPNAFEDKEQTVISQLGEVIGHAIAATERKRALMSDDVVELQFRIRDIFDVTESDAPADGSIKIDHTVPVENDEFLVYGTVTGDAIESLDGLVDALPHWTSVTYRTDNGVTNFELRLSKAPILSTLASLGGAVKSAVIDDDGYQMTLHLAPGADIRQVIDAVQTTYPTAELLKHSQTTRPDTTAERVRHVLTDELTDRQRAALDAAYHAGFFEWPRDASGEEVADSLEIAPATFHQHLRRAQKEVFESLLSGPTAA; from the coding sequence ATGACAGGTTCCGCGTTAACCGAGAGTCTCCGGGAAACGCTTGCGTGCTTCGATGGCACCGGGGAACCGCGGACGACCACCGAGGTGGCGGACCAGCTCGACCTCGGCCGCCGGAGTACCTACGGCCGGCTCGAGCGGCTCGTCGAGCACGATCGACTCAAAACCAAAAAGGTCGGTGCGAGTGCCCGTGTCTGGTGGCGACCCTCGTCAATGGCCGATCAATCGATTAGTGATGGAGAACCACCGGCCAGTACCGAGCTCCCGGTCGACGACGTGCTCGACGACGCCGAAATCGGGCTGTTTGTTATCGACGCAGATCTCGAGGTAGCGCAGCTCAACAAGACAGCCGAGCGGTACTTTGGCCTCGAACGTGAGCGTGTACTCGGCCAGGACAAGCGAGACCTCGTCACGGAGCAGCTTGCCTCGGTCGTCGCGGACGGGACGTCGTTTACTGACACCGTGCTAGCGGCTTACGAGGATAATACGCACATTGAACAGTTCGAGTGTCGCGTCACAGCGAGTGAGAACCGCGAGGCACGGTGGCTCGAGCACCAGAGCAAACCGATCGAGTCTGGTACGTACGCCGGCGGGCGCATCGAACTCTACTACGACATCACCGACCAGAAGCGCTCGGAGCGAGCCCGCCATACGGAACGAACCCTTCTCGAGCGTGTCCTCGAGACCAGCCCGATAGGAATCGGCATCTTTGACGCTGACGGCGACATACGCCGCGTGAATCAGCGCTTCACCGAGTACCTCGGGCTGACCGGAGACGATCCGACGACGTACGTGCTCGGGGACGTGCCTCTGTACGACGAGAACGGCGAGGAAATTCCGTACGAAGAGCGACCAGCAGCGCGGGTACTCGCGACCGGCGAGTCAATCGACGGTCAGCATATACAGGTCGACAGTTGCGACGGTCAGACACGATGGCTCTCCGTAAACGCCGAACCGCTCGACGACGGTGTCATCGTCACGACAGCCGAAATCACCCAACTCAAAGAGCAGGCACAGCGACTCGAGCGTCAGCACAACGACCTCGAGGCCGAACTCGAAGCGGTGTTCGAGCGGATCGACGACGCGTTCTACGCGCTCGACGACGACCTCCGATTTACCTACGTCAATGACCGTGCCGAAACATTGCTGGGACACTCCGAGTCAGAACTACTGGGCAGGAACATCTGGCAGGCGCTGTCCGTCCCCGACGATGACCCGCTCCGTGACCGATACGAGACGGCGCTAGCTACCCAGACCGCGACGAGTTTTGAACGCTACTCTGAGCCGCTCGACATCTGGGAGATCGTGAGGGTGCACCCCTCAGAGTCCGGCCTTTCAGTGTATTTCACCGACATTACCGATCAAAAGGAGCACGAACGCGAACTCGAGGAGTCGGAGCGTCGCTACCGAACGCTTGTCGAGAACATCCCGAATGGCATGGTCGCCCTCTTCGATGACGATCTCGAGTACACGCTTGCCGGCGGGCAGCTCATCGAACAGTGCGATGTCGATGTAACCGACCTTATCGGAGCGCCAGTGGGGACGTTGGTGGAAGAATCGACGGCTCGCGAACAAATCAAATCCAACTATCGGAGCACGATCGCTGGCGAAACGGCAGCGTTCGAGATAGAGCGAAACGGCCGTGAGCTGTGGATGCAGACAGCCCCTGTGACCGACGACGGCGGTGACGTGTTCGGAGGCATGGTGATCGGCCAGGATATCACCGAGCGCAAGCGAAAAGAGCGCCAGCTCCGCGAACGTGAGGCTATCCTCGAGCGAACGACGGAGCTGCTCGAACACTCACAGCAATTGGCGAGCGTGGGTGCCTGGGAACTCGACCTGACTGACGACCCTCCTGACTTGCAATGGACCGACGAGGTCTACCGGATCTTCGAGCGCTCGCCCGATCAGGGAGTTGATCTCGAATGGGTACTCAACCATCTGCCACCGGAGGACCGGGACCACCTCGACGAGGCTCTCGGCCGTGCGATCGAGGACGGTGAAGCCTACGATATCGAAAACCGGATTATCACGGCCGATGGTGACCAGCGATGGATCCGAAGTATCGGTGAGCCCGTTCGAGACGACGGCGGGATCGTCGCACTCCGCGGTGCAGCACAGGACATCACCGAGCGCAAAGAGTACGAACAGGTCCTTGAGCGTCAGCGCGAGCAACTCGCCGCACTCAATAACCTCAACGACGTCGTCCGCAGCATCACCGACGAAGTCATCGATCAGTCTACACGCGCGGAGATCGAACAAGTCGTCTGCGAACGTCTCGCCGAGGCGGAGTCGTATCTGTTCGCCTGGATCGGTAATGTCGATGTCTCTTCACAGACCGTGACCATGCGAGCGGAAGCCGGCGTCGAGGGCTATCTCGATGGGATCACAATCTCTGCCGATCCGGACGACGAGCGCAGTCAAGGGCCCACAGGTCGGGCGATCCTTGAGCGCGAGATCCAGACGACGCAGGATATCGAGGCCGATAGTAGACACGACCCCTGGCGCGACCATATCAAACAGTACGGCTTTCGCTCGTCGGCGGCAGTCCCGATCATCTACGAGGACACTGTCTATGGAGTGTTGAATGTCTATGCCGACCGACCAAATGCGTTCGAGGATAAGGAACAGACTGTCATCAGCCAACTGGGCGAGGTGATCGGCCACGCGATCGCCGCCACTGAGCGCAAGCGAGCGTTGATGAGTGACGATGTCGTCGAACTCCAGTTTCGCATTCGTGATATCTTCGACGTCACTGAAAGCGATGCCCCAGCCGACGGCTCGATCAAAATTGACCATACAGTTCCCGTCGAGAACGACGAATTCCTCGTCTACGGGACAGTCACTGGAGACGCTATTGAGAGTTTGGACGGACTCGTCGATGCACTCCCCCACTGGACTTCTGTCACCTACCGGACTGACAACGGAGTGACAAATTTTGAGCTTCGACTCTCCAAAGCACCGATACTGTCGACGCTTGCCTCACTCGGTGGCGCCGTTAAGAGTGCCGTCATCGATGACGATGGCTATCAGATGACGCTTCACCTCGCGCCAGGCGCGGATATCCGGCAAGTCATCGATGCCGTCCAGACGACCTATCCGACCGCAGAGCTGCTGAAACACAGTCAGACCACGCGTCCAGACACCACCGCTGAACGTGTCCGTCACGTACTGACAGACGAACTCACCGACCGCCAGCGAGCAGCCCTCGATGCCGCTTATCACGCGGGCTTTTTCGAGTGGCCTCGCGATGCCTCCGGTGAAGAGGTCGCCGACTCGCTCGAGATTGCGCCGGCGACGTTCCATCAACACCTCCGCCGAGCACAGAAGGAAGTCTTCGAATCGTTGCTCTCGGGACCGACTGCTGCCTGA
- a CDS encoding PAS domain S-box protein, which translates to MGHKNPSLPLIVDRLNVGVTLHDPGTGTILDVNNRLEQLYGYSAGELRGMSVGDITASSQGYTEPDAIRRIQAAAGGNPQIFEWQIERANGESRWVRVHLTPTQLDGEVYVCAEVNDITKYKAREQLLRLLNRVIRHNLRNEMNILMGYADRVKTAIENDQLEEELETVLEIASEVGRLSESLTEIEHIVESEATQREVTNLRTVVQTCATEVQSNYPAVDLLIEAPTDVWVVGNTGLKHAIEHAIDNAVRHNDQETPEVTILVTDDPETNQGIVRIADNGPSIPEIETDVLDDETEISSTYHGSGVGLWVMQWAVNSLGGDLSFEANSPRGNIVQISLPTAES; encoded by the coding sequence ATGGGACACAAGAACCCATCTCTCCCTCTGATCGTTGACCGCCTGAATGTCGGCGTCACACTGCACGACCCAGGGACAGGGACGATTCTCGATGTAAACAATCGATTGGAGCAACTCTATGGGTATTCTGCAGGCGAACTTCGGGGCATGTCTGTTGGGGATATCACAGCCTCTTCACAGGGATACACAGAACCGGACGCTATCCGTCGAATCCAAGCTGCCGCTGGTGGCAATCCTCAAATCTTCGAATGGCAAATCGAACGCGCGAATGGGGAATCTCGATGGGTACGCGTTCATCTTACACCAACACAACTGGATGGGGAAGTCTACGTCTGTGCTGAAGTAAACGATATTACGAAGTACAAGGCTCGTGAGCAACTTCTTCGGCTCTTGAACCGAGTTATTCGTCATAATCTGCGGAATGAAATGAACATTCTCATGGGATATGCAGACCGGGTCAAGACCGCCATTGAGAACGATCAACTCGAGGAGGAACTGGAGACGGTTTTAGAGATCGCTTCTGAGGTCGGACGACTGAGCGAGTCGCTCACCGAAATTGAACACATCGTTGAATCTGAGGCGACACAGCGAGAAGTGACGAACCTTCGAACTGTAGTTCAAACGTGTGCGACAGAGGTCCAGTCAAACTATCCCGCAGTTGATTTGCTGATTGAGGCACCGACTGATGTCTGGGTCGTTGGGAATACAGGACTCAAGCATGCGATCGAGCATGCGATCGATAATGCAGTGAGGCATAACGATCAGGAAACGCCAGAAGTGACGATACTGGTAACTGACGATCCCGAGACCAACCAAGGGATCGTTCGAATCGCAGACAATGGACCGTCTATCCCCGAGATTGAGACTGACGTGTTGGACGACGAGACGGAAATCAGCAGTACGTACCATGGCTCTGGCGTTGGACTTTGGGTGATGCAGTGGGCTGTAAATTCACTTGGTGGGGACCTCTCCTTTGAGGCGAACTCACCCCGAGGCAATATCGTTCAGATTTCGCTTCCAACAGCTGAATCATAG
- a CDS encoding pilin, with amino-acid sequence MSINSSRNSSEPSSEYSDLPTKFREACRRVAPAATSLAVWLTFIALASGSVAAQSSVGDVYCGTGVETGIGIVFGAVAGLGLPATGFYVGRAGLSYMRAGGNPEKKNQAKEQLVMSGIGFGIIVLALISPELIDKVGSQMGFGFSDCVKPF; translated from the coding sequence ATGAGTATCAACTCCTCACGTAATTCATCAGAACCATCATCTGAATACTCCGATTTGCCGACCAAGTTCCGAGAGGCGTGCAGACGAGTCGCGCCAGCAGCAACCTCACTTGCTGTGTGGCTGACCTTCATTGCCCTTGCTTCCGGATCGGTCGCTGCCCAATCGAGTGTGGGTGACGTCTACTGTGGAACCGGTGTTGAGACTGGTATTGGCATCGTCTTCGGCGCTGTTGCTGGTCTCGGTCTTCCTGCAACGGGATTCTACGTCGGTCGAGCTGGCCTCTCGTACATGCGCGCTGGTGGGAATCCAGAAAAGAAGAATCAGGCCAAAGAGCAGCTCGTGATGTCGGGTATCGGGTTCGGGATCATCGTCCTCGCGCTGATCTCGCCCGAACTGATTGACAAGGTTGGCAGTCAGATGGGATTCGGCTTCTCAGATTGTGTCAAGCCATTCTGA
- a CDS encoding VirB4 family type IV secretion system protein: protein MSTNTEDYEYNARKIHQSLGGTTAFFRGYTIGELMLFLAVAFVTVVAATFVPAALTIPILGLGLMLVTLLFLLHKVKPRYLWLTEWLAARLSWAIKNKEYTHGGEDNSEVRYLTRLQRVYPHAIERTDGALVGAMKVEPANMALEDDDAWAKAVQSLSEFANSTVDFPVKIYVTSREVDDDETIRAHQDRLADADVRSRPVLKRLLEKYVAANTTDNGEIDSETTTIREYYLITAVNDDDIEHFDKTDDSVLAYLADLPAFGRFFGRFQTDDLTDAEREQFKEEHLESRLTQLRRGGSSLYRCSVSPVDAYDLARITKEYWTCHPEEYADITNALGTFPVVSHGISDGVPATPDPNDVLDAMAEHDSDSPSGTASSDRAEDTIDEDAVDDSSTGTDDRLPDTSTMHQSVVAPSTVDWETTYAVINDETYVRTFWIEQFPEEPPDGLLERLLLDTELQTDISIHLDPFDSQSAQDMMADWISDLKINQHDSNSLKSEDLQEDIDQAKYMRSLVRANKASFYRGGVFIRLAADSQQELDNQTTRLRSIIKDAPANCTLKVANRWQERGLATVSPLGANELGRDRMSTLTNQAIGAMFPFSSNYLMMDEGIEYGYHGHNGSPIRLNPWELETGHSELVVGMPGAGKTFGDIMRHLRMMKRRNDTMLVLVDPVGGFRGIADALNAKTITVGGDTKLNPLEIRETPQHVLDSGDGISPLSAKKDEVYAVLENFLDARDIELGTETGVLSYVIDEAYRQAGIVEDDVSTHTSANSPTMQDVHRILCDIAENPDEHNIAESESARERAAQYADELAIAFQPFREGGSYENLSHHSEIDILEGDSKVVYIDLGQIEGSASGIDRQTFLMQLLLSTIYQQAKNTQRNVELAIDEAHYLFEDQANLDFLETAFRHQRHAGLRMVLLSQTAQEFYETEQAEKIIGMCPIKVLHKLPELDDRTADKIGLTEEQRRYVRGADAGNEDLGYSQALVRVEEHGTYPLHIVADDFEKRVIDYEPEDQAFIEQAIRDEPAELLAFEEFVENEAQRNALATRLDLTADAAGRLLEDDLTKEEVLDAVVEHSLEIETDGKKSPVRPDGGESATEQDTTETVSDPQDHD, encoded by the coding sequence ATGAGTACCAACACTGAAGACTACGAATACAACGCGCGAAAGATCCACCAGTCCTTGGGGGGCACAACGGCCTTCTTCCGGGGCTACACGATCGGCGAACTCATGCTGTTTCTCGCAGTGGCGTTCGTCACGGTCGTTGCAGCGACGTTTGTCCCGGCAGCACTGACAATTCCGATACTGGGACTCGGGCTCATGCTTGTGACGCTGCTGTTCTTGCTCCACAAGGTCAAGCCCCGATATCTGTGGCTGACTGAGTGGCTTGCTGCCCGTCTTAGCTGGGCGATCAAGAACAAGGAGTACACGCACGGCGGCGAAGACAATAGTGAAGTCCGGTATCTGACTCGCCTCCAGCGAGTGTACCCACACGCGATCGAACGAACGGATGGCGCACTCGTTGGGGCGATGAAAGTTGAGCCCGCGAACATGGCCCTCGAGGATGATGATGCGTGGGCGAAGGCTGTTCAATCACTCTCGGAGTTCGCCAACTCGACTGTCGACTTTCCAGTGAAGATCTACGTCACTAGCCGCGAGGTCGATGACGACGAAACCATCCGTGCACACCAGGACCGACTTGCCGACGCCGACGTTCGCTCACGTCCCGTGTTGAAACGGCTTCTCGAGAAATACGTTGCGGCGAATACGACTGACAACGGTGAAATCGACTCTGAGACGACCACGATCCGCGAGTACTACCTCATCACCGCGGTGAACGACGATGATATCGAGCACTTCGATAAAACGGACGACAGTGTCCTTGCCTATCTTGCTGACCTTCCTGCTTTTGGACGGTTTTTCGGTCGGTTCCAAACTGACGATCTGACCGACGCCGAGCGAGAGCAATTCAAGGAAGAACACCTCGAGTCACGACTCACACAACTCCGCCGTGGTGGGTCGTCGCTCTATCGGTGTTCGGTCAGCCCTGTCGATGCCTACGATCTCGCTCGGATCACGAAGGAGTACTGGACGTGCCATCCCGAAGAGTACGCCGATATCACGAATGCACTCGGCACGTTCCCGGTCGTCTCCCACGGGATAAGCGACGGTGTCCCAGCAACACCGGATCCCAATGATGTCCTTGATGCGATGGCTGAGCACGACAGTGATAGCCCGTCAGGCACGGCCTCGAGCGATCGGGCAGAGGACACTATCGACGAGGATGCTGTCGACGACTCGTCAACCGGAACTGATGATCGGTTACCAGACACGTCGACGATGCACCAGTCGGTGGTCGCGCCGTCGACAGTCGACTGGGAGACGACCTACGCCGTGATCAACGACGAGACGTACGTTCGCACGTTCTGGATTGAACAATTCCCTGAGGAACCGCCAGATGGCCTTCTTGAGCGACTATTACTCGACACGGAGTTGCAGACCGACATCAGCATCCATCTCGATCCGTTCGACAGCCAGTCGGCCCAGGATATGATGGCAGACTGGATCTCGGATTTGAAGATCAACCAGCACGACTCGAACAGTCTCAAATCCGAGGACCTCCAGGAAGACATCGATCAGGCGAAGTACATGCGGTCGCTCGTCCGTGCGAACAAAGCGTCGTTCTATCGCGGTGGCGTGTTCATTCGCCTCGCCGCTGATAGTCAACAGGAACTCGATAATCAGACGACGCGTCTCCGCTCGATCATCAAGGATGCGCCGGCGAACTGTACGCTCAAGGTTGCGAATCGCTGGCAGGAACGTGGACTTGCGACAGTGTCGCCGCTTGGCGCGAACGAACTTGGTCGTGACCGCATGTCGACGCTGACGAACCAAGCTATCGGCGCGATGTTTCCGTTCTCATCGAACTACTTGATGATGGACGAGGGTATCGAGTACGGCTATCACGGCCACAACGGCTCTCCGATTCGGCTCAACCCGTGGGAGCTTGAGACGGGCCACAGTGAACTCGTCGTCGGGATGCCGGGTGCTGGGAAGACGTTCGGCGACATTATGCGCCACCTTCGGATGATGAAACGCCGCAACGACACCATGCTCGTTCTCGTCGATCCAGTTGGTGGCTTCCGTGGGATCGCAGACGCGCTGAACGCGAAGACGATCACTGTCGGTGGCGACACGAAGCTGAACCCACTCGAGATCCGAGAGACACCCCAGCATGTCCTTGATTCCGGTGACGGGATCTCACCTCTCTCGGCGAAGAAAGACGAAGTCTATGCCGTCCTCGAGAACTTCCTCGACGCTCGCGATATCGAACTCGGAACCGAGACGGGCGTTCTCTCGTATGTCATCGACGAAGCCTACCGGCAAGCAGGGATCGTTGAGGACGACGTCTCGACGCACACATCGGCGAACTCGCCGACGATGCAGGACGTTCATCGCATCCTCTGTGATATCGCCGAGAACCCGGATGAGCACAATATTGCAGAGTCCGAATCTGCTCGCGAGCGTGCTGCCCAGTATGCAGATGAACTCGCGATTGCGTTCCAGCCATTCCGCGAGGGTGGCTCCTACGAGAATCTCTCGCACCACTCCGAGATCGATATCCTCGAGGGCGACAGCAAAGTCGTCTATATCGACCTCGGTCAGATCGAAGGGAGTGCATCGGGGATCGATCGCCAGACGTTCCTGATGCAGCTGCTACTCTCGACGATCTACCAGCAGGCGAAAAACACCCAACGAAACGTCGAACTCGCGATCGACGAAGCCCACTACCTCTTCGAGGATCAGGCTAACCTCGACTTCCTTGAGACAGCGTTCCGGCACCAACGCCATGCAGGGCTTCGGATGGTGTTGCTCTCTCAAACCGCTCAAGAGTTCTACGAGACCGAGCAGGCGGAGAAAATCATCGGCATGTGCCCGATCAAGGTTCTCCACAAGCTCCCCGAACTGGATGATCGGACAGCGGACAAGATCGGCCTCACGGAAGAGCAGCGCCGGTACGTTAGAGGTGCCGACGCAGGGAATGAAGACCTTGGCTACAGCCAGGCACTCGTTCGCGTCGAAGAACACGGGACGTACCCGTTGCATATCGTCGCTGATGACTTCGAGAAACGGGTCATCGACTACGAGCCCGAGGATCAGGCCTTCATCGAGCAGGCGATTCGCGACGAGCCAGCAGAGTTGCTCGCCTTCGAAGAGTTCGTCGAAAACGAAGCTCAGCGCAATGCGCTTGCAACGCGTCTCGATCTCACTGCAGACGCCGCCGGTCGACTTCTCGAGGATGATCTCACGAAAGAGGAGGTCCTCGATGCGGTCGTTGAGCATTCCCTCGAGATTGAGACGGATGGTAAGAAGTCGCCTGTCCGGCCAGATGGTGGAGAATCAGCTACTGAACAAGATACGACTGAAACAGTGTCTGACCCGCAAGATCATGACTAG